A window of the Desulfovibrio sp. UIB00 genome harbors these coding sequences:
- a CDS encoding Crp/Fnr family transcriptional regulator, whose amino-acid sequence MSFTELLRQNECWRSVALTKPRLFRKGHKFYDNQPEMYFLVSGRVRLMALAPDGSEKTLWYLGDGSCFNETPMFMDGDKSIATGQGEVRFFHDCAEDCYICTFTREDVHRLGMENPELFFNLCKSYSVKVTLLSKNAVSLCMESHLTRICKFLASRIVPGSEPLRAKRDISYRDMADLLGMHRITLYKVMRQAQERGLFSFDKNSDEIFILKPDEFYKEARM is encoded by the coding sequence GTGTCATTTACTGAATTACTCAGACAAAATGAGTGTTGGCGAAGCGTGGCGCTGACAAAGCCGCGTCTGTTTCGTAAGGGGCATAAATTTTATGACAATCAGCCAGAAATGTACTTTCTGGTGAGTGGCAGGGTTCGCCTGATGGCTCTGGCCCCCGATGGAAGTGAAAAAACGCTCTGGTACCTTGGCGATGGCTCATGCTTTAATGAAACACCAATGTTTATGGACGGGGATAAGAGCATAGCCACAGGGCAAGGCGAGGTGCGTTTTTTTCACGATTGTGCAGAAGACTGCTATATCTGCACATTTACCAGAGAAGATGTACATCGTTTGGGTATGGAAAATCCTGAACTGTTTTTTAATCTTTGCAAAAGCTACAGTGTAAAAGTTACCTTGTTGTCAAAAAATGCTGTTTCACTATGTATGGAATCGCACCTTACACGCATCTGCAAGTTTTTGGCTTCACGGATTGTGCCGGGCTCAGAACCGCTGCGGGCCAAACGCGATATTTCTTACCGAGATATGGCTGATCTGCTCGGCATGCACCGCATCACCCTATACAAGGTCATGCGGCAGGCGCAGGAGCGGGGTCTGTTTTCTTTTGACAAAAACAGCGATGAAATCTTTATTCTCAAGCCGGACGAGTTTTACAAAGAGGCGCGTATGTAG
- a CDS encoding outer membrane homotrimeric porin — MKAVRNNVLGVLLAGGLLLAPEAAEAVDFKVKGAFDVSFEASNVMPRGIKGSDTFGAIERLRTQIDAIASENVSGSLMFTVGTGTMNWGKSGDGASLGADSSKNLGVRHAYIDWLVPKTDVKVRMGMQPQLLPGYVTGWSAVYGQYSTGVTVSSPLMSSGDYKLGLTGFWARPYNDNSEVTQNGQTQKNYLDNLDLLALTLPITGNGLKITPWGMYGLIGENSLRGINNNTDQREPAIYAPRGGLMPVLGSGGNYFSTFEKKYRNANNTWGNGFWGGLTSDVTAFEPFDIAAEFTYGRVDMGELKDYTQFSSTRQAKTFDLVRQGWYAALRVDYKCDWGVPGITAWYGSGDDSNPYNGSERLPVFNSPWPVTPLGFGGGFFDLNTWKVLGHNPGGLAGVVGTIKDVSFIDDLSHTFKLAYFHGTNSAEMPRKANMTSYPSRADGPMAYLTTTDHAWEGSVSNTYKIYDNLLMNVEAAYVNLHLDGSTWRGVEDSQYRDNWRVSLSFRYQF; from the coding sequence ATGAAAGCTGTTCGCAACAACGTACTGGGAGTGTTGCTTGCCGGGGGCTTGCTGCTTGCGCCGGAAGCGGCCGAGGCGGTTGATTTCAAGGTCAAGGGGGCATTTGACGTAAGCTTTGAAGCGTCCAATGTCATGCCGCGCGGGATTAAAGGGAGCGACACCTTTGGCGCGATTGAACGCTTGCGCACCCAGATAGACGCCATTGCCAGCGAAAACGTGTCCGGCAGCCTGATGTTCACTGTAGGCACTGGCACCATGAACTGGGGAAAATCCGGTGACGGCGCATCTCTTGGGGCGGACAGTTCAAAAAATCTTGGCGTCCGGCATGCGTACATTGACTGGCTCGTGCCCAAGACAGATGTAAAAGTGCGTATGGGCATGCAGCCACAGCTTCTGCCCGGTTATGTGACTGGCTGGAGCGCAGTGTACGGCCAGTATTCCACGGGTGTGACCGTCAGTTCTCCCCTGATGAGCAGCGGCGATTACAAGCTGGGGCTGACGGGCTTCTGGGCGCGGCCTTATAACGACAATTCGGAAGTTACGCAAAACGGGCAGACGCAGAAAAACTACCTTGATAACCTTGATCTGCTGGCGCTGACCTTGCCGATCACCGGCAACGGCCTGAAAATAACCCCCTGGGGTATGTACGGCCTCATTGGCGAAAACAGCCTGCGTGGCATCAACAACAATACCGATCAGCGCGAACCTGCCATTTACGCCCCGCGCGGCGGGCTTATGCCTGTGCTTGGCAGCGGCGGCAACTACTTCAGCACGTTTGAAAAAAAGTATCGCAACGCAAACAATACCTGGGGCAATGGCTTCTGGGGCGGCCTGACCTCTGACGTTACGGCTTTTGAGCCTTTTGATATCGCGGCGGAGTTCACCTATGGCCGCGTGGATATGGGCGAGCTGAAAGATTACACTCAGTTCAGCTCCACCCGTCAGGCCAAGACTTTTGATCTCGTACGCCAGGGCTGGTACGCGGCCTTGCGTGTGGATTACAAATGCGACTGGGGCGTCCCGGGCATCACCGCCTGGTACGGCAGCGGCGACGACAGCAACCCCTACAACGGTTCGGAGCGTCTGCCTGTGTTCAACTCCCCCTGGCCGGTCACGCCTCTGGGTTTTGGCGGGGGATTCTTTGATCTCAATACATGGAAGGTCCTCGGGCACAACCCCGGCGGTCTGGCTGGCGTTGTGGGCACCATCAAGGATGTCAGCTTTATTGACGACCTTAGCCACACCTTCAAGCTCGCGTATTTTCATGGCACCAACAGTGCGGAAATGCCCCGCAAGGCCAATATGACGAGCTATCCCAGCAGGGCCGACGGCCCCATGGCCTACCTCACCACCACCGACCATGCCTGGGAAGGCAGCGTGTCCAATACCTACAAGATTTACGACAACCTCCTGATGAATGTGGAAGCCGCGTATGTGAACCTGCATCTTGACGGCAGCACGTGGCGTGGCGTGGAAGATTCGCAGTATCGGGATAACTGGCGCGTTTCGCTGTCCTTCCGTTACCAGTTCTGA
- the tnpA gene encoding IS200/IS605 family transposase, whose amino-acid sequence MDDQSLEHTRWNCKYHIVFAPKFRRKIIYGKYKKEIGVILRKLCEYKHLEILEVHACIDHIHMCIKIPPKYSVAQIMGYLKGKSALMIFEQFSNLKYKFGNRHFWCKGYFVSIVGVNEATIVKYIREQETRDKIADQHSLFEHKDPFMGR is encoded by the coding sequence ATGGATGATCAAAGTTTAGAGCACACACGGTGGAATTGCAAATATCACATTGTATTCGCGCCAAAGTTTCGTCGTAAAATCATATACGGGAAGTACAAGAAAGAGATTGGCGTGATTTTGCGAAAGCTGTGTGAATATAAACATCTTGAGATATTAGAAGTACATGCCTGCATAGATCATATACACATGTGTATCAAGATACCGCCGAAGTATAGTGTGGCACAAATAATGGGGTATTTAAAAGGGAAGAGCGCGTTAATGATATTCGAGCAGTTTTCAAACTTGAAGTACAAGTTCGGAAACCGCCATTTCTGGTGCAAAGGCTATTTTGTCAGTATCGTGGGAGTAAATGAGGCAACCATAGTGAAATACATTCGAGAGCAAGAAACGCGAGACAAAATAGCCGATCAACATAGTCTTTTTGAGCACAAAGACCCATTTATGGGTCGCTAG
- a CDS encoding glutaredoxin family protein, with product MGITLYTAPDCIRCKIVKAFLAERGLAYDTIDFKADAQEFNTFYRTNRKAIYRNPEGVEFPLFSDGEVIKQGSGEIIAYLLSGHTLEACVTRSDMLHGKIAGLYPSQCPAGQEDNFAVLVDRLAAGGLQVWLQTDGRKPELLEKLLKIKDVHVVCNLVGGPEASTKIFGGAPSKEELAKTIALVQATPDGAVRFLAMPLPVTEGWDWPKREDAAAAAKLVAEACGQPTLPYSITPVTADMVWDMRGLEPLPEQNLLMYRSASRQHLFKADIVK from the coding sequence ATGGGCATAACCCTTTATACCGCGCCGGACTGCATCCGCTGCAAGATCGTCAAAGCCTTTCTTGCCGAACGCGGGCTTGCATACGACACCATAGATTTCAAGGCTGACGCGCAGGAATTCAACACGTTCTACCGCACAAACCGCAAGGCCATTTACCGCAATCCTGAAGGAGTGGAATTTCCCCTGTTCTCTGATGGTGAAGTCATCAAGCAGGGTTCCGGTGAAATTATCGCCTATCTGCTCTCGGGGCACACGCTGGAGGCCTGCGTAACCCGTAGCGACATGCTCCACGGCAAAATTGCGGGGCTTTATCCTTCGCAATGCCCTGCCGGGCAGGAAGATAATTTTGCGGTTCTTGTTGATCGACTGGCTGCTGGCGGCTTGCAGGTCTGGTTGCAGACCGATGGCCGCAAGCCGGAACTGCTGGAAAAGCTGCTGAAGATCAAGGACGTGCACGTAGTTTGCAATCTTGTGGGCGGCCCTGAGGCAAGCACAAAAATTTTTGGCGGTGCGCCCAGCAAGGAAGAACTGGCAAAAACCATCGCCCTTGTGCAGGCCACGCCCGATGGCGCGGTGCGCTTTCTGGCTATGCCATTGCCCGTTACCGAAGGTTGGGACTGGCCCAAGAGGGAAGACGCAGCAGCAGCGGCAAAACTTGTAGCCGAAGCTTGCGGTCAGCCCACCCTGCCCTACAGCATCACCCCCGTCACGGCGGATATGGTGTGGGACATGCGCGGGCTTGAACCCCTGCCGGAGCAGAACCTGCTCATGTACCGCTCCGCCTCGCGCCAGCACCTGTTCAAGGCAGACATCGTTAAATAG
- a CDS encoding response regulator, with the protein MQSLLPTVKLPKISFHHPSILRIAAMWLVGMGCALLLASDVSFFTLTASAATANAQGMQPARQMAKPQTAEHKAVLILSGSQYGLPVTDNMAAGTVEVLREKGLSFNDIYVEMLDLVRNNSKYWRSRLASVLQEKIVQADIGLVVVQNQAALEFFAYECAGMVPFDVPVLATQISNPAVLWRGRPHSVLYVGSRWDIAGTLRYGLDLFPQTRQLVVVAGAYNKQSLFHTQVVSALAALPENIEMEDTAALPYAEMLERISSLPPNTLVLLGTYYKDSTGRSFVPAEVAADVARLANAPVLALYDAHVLQGATGGSVVMTTEVGRQVGKVGFEFLTGIRKIDADNTDAAVLPQPMFDWVQLLRWGADTTRLPPDSIVLNRPRTIWSEYRNSVIAAAAAIAILAALAIALAMQSQKRKRAEQATAALNDQLEEQVASRSAELAARTAVLQTIYDCASSGIALISDRKFIRGNRRMHEMFGWPDGEMIGKSVRIWYVDNEAYLDAGKIHYERIWNGETFCREEELVRRDGSRFWARLTGTAVDPADPSKGIVSVIDDITNERLAMAQMTLSREQAEAANAAKSVFLASMSHEIRTPLNAIIGLAHLLRKRTQDKDTTEKLERVQASGRHLLRLINDILDFSKIEAGKLIIVAEPMDIRAISDNVVSIMAESASAKGLQLHVESDPVPWALKGDALRVTQALLNLVSNAIKFTHSGSVTIRTLMDAEMESSVRLRFEVTDTGIGFAEVQLPNLFAPFEQADSSMSKRFGGTGLGLPITRKLAELMGGQAGAHSTLGQGSTFWFTAVFDKAEDASLVKAREQIKDACKEISVNFAGSRILLVEDNEINMIVATETLAEALLEVEVARDGLEALAKVRQTSPGYYALVLMDMQMPNMDGLEATRELRKMPTAQHLPIIAMTANAFNEDRDRCFAAGMNDFIAKPVEPDQMFATILRWLRRVQNIG; encoded by the coding sequence ATGCAATCACTGCTACCCACTGTGAAACTGCCGAAGATCAGTTTTCATCATCCATCTATCCTGCGCATTGCTGCAATGTGGCTGGTTGGCATGGGCTGCGCCCTGTTGCTGGCTTCTGACGTCAGTTTTTTCACTCTCACGGCAAGCGCAGCTACGGCCAATGCGCAGGGCATGCAGCCAGCAAGGCAAATGGCCAAGCCGCAAACAGCTGAGCACAAGGCCGTGCTCATTCTCTCCGGATCGCAATACGGCCTGCCTGTTACAGACAACATGGCTGCCGGAACAGTTGAAGTCCTCAGGGAAAAAGGTCTGAGTTTCAACGATATATACGTTGAAATGCTCGATCTTGTCCGTAACAACAGCAAATATTGGCGTTCCAGGCTTGCATCCGTATTGCAGGAAAAGATTGTCCAGGCAGACATAGGCCTTGTGGTAGTGCAAAATCAGGCTGCACTGGAATTTTTTGCATATGAGTGCGCTGGCATGGTGCCTTTTGATGTGCCCGTGCTGGCAACCCAGATATCGAATCCTGCGGTATTGTGGCGCGGTCGCCCGCACTCTGTTTTGTATGTGGGCAGTCGCTGGGATATTGCCGGAACACTCCGCTACGGGCTCGATCTTTTTCCGCAAACGCGTCAGCTGGTTGTAGTTGCCGGAGCATACAATAAACAGTCTTTGTTCCATACTCAGGTGGTTTCGGCCCTGGCCGCATTGCCGGAAAATATTGAGATGGAGGATACTGCGGCACTGCCCTACGCGGAAATGCTGGAGCGGATTTCGTCATTGCCGCCCAATACCCTCGTCTTGCTTGGAACTTATTACAAAGACAGTACCGGGCGCAGTTTTGTTCCCGCCGAGGTGGCCGCTGATGTTGCCAGGCTGGCAAACGCGCCCGTGTTGGCGCTGTATGATGCGCATGTCCTCCAGGGGGCAACGGGGGGGTCTGTCGTAATGACCACAGAGGTCGGGCGGCAAGTCGGCAAAGTCGGTTTTGAGTTCCTGACCGGAATCCGCAAAATTGATGCCGACAACACCGATGCCGCAGTGCTGCCGCAGCCCATGTTTGACTGGGTTCAGTTGCTGCGTTGGGGGGCCGACACTACCAGGTTACCCCCTGATTCCATAGTATTGAACCGCCCGCGAACCATTTGGAGCGAATACCGCAATTCAGTAATTGCCGCAGCGGCAGCCATTGCCATTTTAGCTGCTTTGGCCATAGCCCTGGCAATGCAGAGCCAAAAGCGCAAAAGGGCGGAGCAGGCCACTGCCGCACTTAATGATCAACTTGAGGAGCAGGTTGCCAGCCGTTCAGCCGAGCTTGCCGCGCGTACAGCCGTGTTGCAGACCATATACGACTGCGCCAGCTCCGGCATAGCGCTGATCTCCGACCGTAAATTTATTCGCGGCAACCGCAGAATGCACGAAATGTTTGGCTGGCCAGATGGCGAGATGATCGGCAAGTCCGTAAGAATATGGTATGTTGACAACGAGGCGTACCTTGATGCGGGCAAAATCCATTACGAGCGGATATGGAACGGTGAAACCTTTTGCAGGGAAGAAGAACTGGTGCGCCGCGATGGAAGCCGTTTTTGGGCGCGTTTGACGGGCACGGCGGTTGATCCGGCTGACCCCTCCAAGGGGATAGTGTCTGTTATTGACGACATCACAAATGAACGCCTGGCAATGGCGCAGATGACCCTGTCCCGTGAGCAGGCCGAAGCTGCCAATGCCGCCAAGAGCGTCTTTTTGGCAAGCATGAGCCACGAAATCCGTACGCCGTTGAACGCCATAATCGGGCTTGCCCACCTTTTGCGGAAAAGAACGCAGGATAAGGATACAACGGAAAAGCTGGAGCGCGTTCAGGCATCAGGCAGGCATCTTCTCCGCCTTATCAATGATATTCTTGATTTTTCAAAGATTGAAGCAGGCAAGCTGATTATTGTTGCGGAACCTATGGATATAAGGGCCATCTCCGACAATGTGGTGTCAATCATGGCAGAAAGCGCTTCTGCCAAGGGCTTACAGCTGCATGTGGAGTCTGATCCTGTGCCCTGGGCGCTCAAGGGCGATGCCTTGCGCGTTACGCAGGCATTGCTCAATCTGGTGAGCAATGCCATCAAGTTCACGCACTCGGGCAGTGTTACCATCCGCACCCTGATGGACGCGGAAATGGAATCAAGCGTGAGACTCCGCTTTGAGGTGACAGATACCGGCATTGGCTTTGCCGAGGTGCAACTGCCAAACCTGTTTGCTCCCTTTGAGCAGGCTGATTCTTCCATGTCCAAGCGTTTTGGCGGCACAGGCCTGGGCTTGCCCATTACCAGAAAACTGGCAGAACTCATGGGCGGGCAGGCCGGGGCCCATAGCACATTGGGGCAGGGCAGCACCTTTTGGTTTACGGCGGTTTTTGACAAAGCTGAAGACGCCAGCCTTGTTAAGGCCAGGGAGCAGATCAAGGATGCCTGCAAGGAAATTTCAGTAAATTTTGCAGGCAGCCGTATTTTGCTTGTGGAAGATAATGAAATAAATATGATTGTTGCAACAGAAACACTGGCAGAGGCCCTCCTTGAAGTGGAGGTTGCGCGTGACGGGCTGGAAGCCCTCGCCAAGGTGCGCCAAACCAGCCCCGGCTACTATGCCCTGGTGCTGATGGATATGCAGATGCCTAATATGGACGGTCTGGAGGCGACACGCGAGCTTAGAAAAATGCCGACCGCTCAGCATCTGCCCATCATTGCCATGACGGCCAATGCATTTAATGAAGATCGCGACCGCTGCTTTGCTGCGGGAATGAATGATTTTATTGCCAAGCCGGTGGAACCGGATCAGATGTTTGCAACCATTTTGCGCTGGCTGCGGCGGGTGCAAAATATAGGGTGA
- a CDS encoding aryl-sulfate sulfotransferase — MGHPTIYPTGVTVYNPEKAWSGFTIIQAPDNGALLLGMNGHEIRIWKDVHGFPNKMFPGGMLMGSTGTRHPKHGLQDQLDLVQIDWDGKIVWKFDRAEFVEDPGQKAQWMARQHHDFQREGSSTGYYAPGQEPKIDSGNTLVLCHKNTVQPYISDKTLVDDVIYEVTWDGDIVWEWNCSDHAEEMGFTEAALNAMCRDPNYRGGTLMEDAPGVGDWMHVNSMSTLGPNKWFEAGDARFHPDNIIIDGRETNIILILDKKTGKIVWQLGPDYDRSPEDKAIGWIIGQHHAHMIPRGLPGEGNILVYDNGGWGGYGNPNPGALKGVKAAQRDYSRVLEIDPVARKIVWQYTPHEAGFLVPLDASRFYSPFISSAQRLPNGNTLICEGSDGRVFEVTAEHEIVWEYICPYKGHISLPMNWVYRAYRLPYSWVPQADVPEEKAIEPLEVKTFRVPGAAPFGAMSEVKVEGTIGYYSGAGHCVAATE, encoded by the coding sequence ATGGGACACCCGACTATCTATCCCACAGGCGTAACGGTTTATAACCCGGAAAAAGCCTGGAGTGGATTCACCATCATTCAGGCACCGGACAACGGTGCTCTGCTTCTTGGTATGAACGGTCATGAAATCCGCATATGGAAGGACGTTCACGGCTTTCCCAACAAGATGTTCCCCGGCGGCATGCTCATGGGCAGCACCGGCACCCGCCACCCCAAGCACGGCCTCCAGGATCAGCTTGATCTTGTGCAGATCGACTGGGACGGAAAAATTGTATGGAAGTTCGACCGCGCCGAATTTGTGGAAGATCCCGGCCAGAAGGCTCAGTGGATGGCTCGCCAGCACCACGATTTTCAGCGCGAAGGCAGCTCCACAGGCTATTACGCCCCCGGCCAGGAACCCAAGATCGACTCCGGCAACACACTGGTGCTTTGCCATAAAAACACTGTGCAGCCCTACATCAGCGACAAAACGCTGGTTGACGACGTAATCTACGAAGTCACCTGGGACGGCGACATCGTGTGGGAATGGAACTGCTCTGACCATGCTGAAGAAATGGGCTTCACCGAGGCCGCACTCAACGCCATGTGCCGCGACCCCAACTACCGTGGTGGCACCCTCATGGAAGACGCCCCCGGCGTGGGCGACTGGATGCACGTCAACTCCATGTCCACCCTTGGCCCCAACAAATGGTTTGAGGCTGGCGATGCCCGCTTCCACCCCGACAACATCATCATTGATGGCCGCGAAACCAACATTATTCTCATTCTGGACAAAAAAACCGGCAAGATTGTCTGGCAGCTTGGCCCGGACTATGACCGCAGCCCCGAAGACAAGGCCATTGGCTGGATCATTGGTCAGCACCACGCGCACATGATCCCCCGTGGTTTGCCCGGCGAGGGCAATATTCTGGTATACGACAACGGCGGCTGGGGCGGCTACGGCAACCCCAATCCCGGCGCGCTTAAGGGCGTCAAGGCTGCCCAGCGCGACTACTCCCGCGTGCTCGAAATAGACCCCGTGGCCCGCAAGATTGTGTGGCAGTACACGCCGCACGAAGCAGGCTTCCTCGTGCCTCTGGACGCCAGCCGTTTTTACAGCCCCTTCATCAGCTCTGCCCAGCGCCTGCCCAACGGCAACACGCTTATTTGCGAAGGTTCTGACGGCCGCGTTTTTGAAGTGACGGCAGAACACGAAATCGTGTGGGAATACATCTGCCCCTACAAGGGCCATATCAGCCTGCCCATGAACTGGGTGTACCGCGCCTATCGCCTCCCCTACTCCTGGGTGCCGCAGGCAGATGTGCCGGAAGAAAAAGCCATTGAACCTCTGGAAGTCAAAACCTTCCGCGTACCCGGCGCGGCCCCGTTTGGGGCAATGTCCGAAGTCAAGGTTGAAGGCACCATCGGGTACTACAGCGGCGCAGGACACTGCGTGGCTGCCACGGAATAG
- a CDS encoding MFS transporter — protein sequence MQDSPRISNNYFDGLAVTGRHKAVFFIIMVAYFCEQMDNWNFGFIAPALMHNWGLTMKDIGTVTFWYFASMTLGGFVGGFISDIIGRRKTFLIAITLFSTASIINGLTDSFHVFVASRALTGFGVFCLMVCSQAYIAEMAPAESRGKWQNMIAGVGFCAVPVVGMLCRLIIPLHEEAWRYIFYMGGVGYIALIIAWRYLDESPRWLVARGRIAEAEAVMKDLTGRDIDLADAASKCLTQKPPLKEVLLGMCSSKYLKRTLVILLLVVCTNPATFVVTNWTATLLKAHGFPLEDTLMATTLISIGVPLGLFASSAFTDKGGRKIPIVIMLLVMAVLAPIFGNLSQYWAVVLTGAVLTAFVMGMGFTVFSYTAESYPTHLRNTATGFHSSIGRLAVAFSQPLIPVVYAAYSFDGVFYIFSMLCIIPAFIVGVWGARTGGKSLEDIA from the coding sequence ATGCAGGATTCGCCGCGCATCAGCAATAACTACTTTGACGGCCTTGCTGTTACAGGACGCCACAAGGCAGTGTTCTTTATCATCATGGTCGCGTACTTCTGCGAACAGATGGATAACTGGAATTTCGGCTTTATTGCCCCGGCGCTGATGCACAACTGGGGGCTGACCATGAAGGACATCGGAACCGTGACCTTCTGGTATTTTGCCTCCATGACCCTCGGCGGATTTGTCGGCGGATTTATCTCGGACATCATCGGACGGCGCAAAACCTTTCTCATTGCCATCACTCTGTTTTCCACTGCCTCTATCATCAACGGCCTTACAGACAGCTTCCACGTATTTGTGGCATCACGCGCCCTGACGGGCTTTGGCGTGTTCTGCCTCATGGTCTGCTCGCAGGCATATATTGCAGAAATGGCCCCGGCCGAGAGCCGTGGCAAATGGCAAAACATGATCGCGGGCGTTGGTTTTTGCGCCGTGCCGGTCGTTGGTATGCTCTGCCGCCTGATCATTCCCCTGCACGAAGAAGCCTGGCGCTACATCTTCTATATGGGCGGCGTTGGCTACATCGCTCTTATCATCGCCTGGCGCTACCTTGATGAGTCCCCCCGCTGGCTCGTGGCCCGTGGTCGCATTGCCGAAGCGGAAGCCGTGATGAAAGACCTCACTGGCAGGGACATCGACCTTGCCGATGCGGCCAGCAAATGCCTGACCCAGAAGCCCCCGCTCAAGGAAGTGCTGCTTGGCATGTGCAGCTCCAAATACCTCAAGCGTACTCTGGTTATTCTTCTGCTGGTGGTTTGCACCAACCCCGCCACCTTTGTGGTCACCAACTGGACTGCCACCCTGCTCAAGGCCCACGGTTTCCCGCTTGAAGATACACTTATGGCCACCACGCTCATTTCCATTGGCGTACCACTTGGACTGTTTGCCTCCAGCGCCTTTACCGACAAGGGGGGGCGCAAGATTCCCATTGTCATCATGCTGCTTGTGATGGCCGTGCTTGCCCCCATCTTCGGCAATTTAAGCCAATACTGGGCAGTGGTGCTTACCGGCGCTGTGCTTACGGCCTTTGTGATGGGCATGGGTTTCACCGTATTTTCCTACACGGCGGAATCCTACCCCACCCACCTGCGCAACACCGCCACTGGCTTCCATTCCTCAATTGGGCGTCTGGCCGTTGCTTTCTCACAACCTCTCATTCCTGTTGTCTATGCAGCATACAGCTTTGACGGAGTGTTTTATATTTTCAGCATGCTGTGCATCATCCCCGCCTTTATCGTTGGCGTATGGGGTGCGCGCACGGGTGGCAAGTCGCTCGAAGACATTGCCTAA
- a CDS encoding FAD-dependent oxidoreductase, with the protein MQSFDTIILGGGPGGTTAARILAQAGKSVALVEKTHLGGTCLNCGCIPTKMLLGAVAPLALLHAQQRTRVAKGEIAVDFAALQTRVSRFTSGTSKTLGKSLASMGVTIFTGRGEGIAPGTVRVHAEDGTTDLNAQHIILACGSSSAAFPGLTPDHDCVLDSTDLLRIESVPESLVIIGAGAIGLELGDFFSAMGSKITIVEAAPHIAPLEDTDIAAELRRALQKNGITCHEGARAKDLRTVDGQAQLTLEDGTVINAAKALVAVGRTPNTAGLNAQHWGCNLNKRGYVETNAFLEAAPNVYAVGDINGLVLLAHAAEHQAVYVAERILGESAGEYQSGPVPSCVYGAMEVMRVGQTAEALLREGKNVEVSQAALSLNPIAQASGGTAGFVKTVWSDGKIAGIAAVGAGVSHLVMVALLLIKEGYTAQNLHKIMFAHPTLDEIVSMSILAPKVRVESN; encoded by the coding sequence ATGCAGTCTTTTGATACCATTATTCTGGGCGGCGGCCCCGGCGGAACAACGGCAGCGCGGATTCTTGCCCAGGCAGGCAAGAGCGTTGCTCTGGTGGAAAAAACGCACCTTGGCGGAACCTGCCTGAACTGCGGTTGCATCCCCACCAAGATGCTGCTCGGCGCTGTGGCCCCACTGGCGCTTCTGCATGCCCAGCAACGAACCCGTGTAGCCAAGGGCGAAATTGCCGTTGACTTTGCAGCGCTCCAAACGCGCGTGAGCCGCTTCACCTCGGGGACGAGCAAAACGCTTGGCAAAAGCCTTGCCAGCATGGGTGTGACGATCTTTACCGGGCGCGGCGAAGGCATCGCGCCGGGCACAGTGCGCGTTCATGCCGAAGACGGCACTACGGATCTGAATGCCCAGCACATCATTCTGGCCTGCGGGTCATCTTCCGCAGCGTTTCCCGGCCTGACGCCCGATCACGACTGCGTGCTGGACAGCACCGACCTTCTGCGCATTGAATCTGTTCCTGAAAGCCTTGTCATTATTGGCGCCGGGGCCATCGGCCTTGAACTTGGTGATTTTTTCTCGGCCATGGGCAGCAAGATAACAATAGTGGAGGCTGCGCCCCACATCGCACCTCTGGAAGATACCGATATCGCCGCAGAATTGCGCCGGGCACTGCAAAAAAACGGCATAACCTGTCATGAAGGCGCACGGGCCAAAGATTTGCGCACTGTTGACGGGCAGGCGCAGCTTACTCTGGAAGACGGCACGGTAATCAACGCAGCCAAGGCTCTGGTGGCTGTAGGCCGCACGCCCAACACCGCCGGGCTGAACGCCCAGCACTGGGGCTGCAATCTCAACAAGCGCGGCTATGTTGAGACAAACGCCTTTCTTGAAGCCGCCCCCAACGTCTACGCCGTGGGCGACATCAACGGCCTTGTGCTGCTGGCCCACGCTGCGGAACATCAGGCTGTGTATGTGGCGGAACGCATCTTGGGCGAAAGCGCCGGAGAATATCAGTCCGGCCCGGTGCCCTCATGCGTTTACGGGGCAATGGAAGTCATGCGCGTTGGTCAGACAGCGGAGGCCCTCCTGCGCGAAGGCAAGAACGTGGAAGTCTCACAGGCGGCCCTGTCCCTGAATCCCATTGCCCAGGCAAGCGGCGGCACAGCCGGATTTGTCAAAACAGTCTGGAGCGATGGCAAAATTGCAGGCATCGCCGCAGTTGGCGCGGGCGTTTCGCACCTTGTGATGGTGGCCCTGCTGCTGATCAAGGAAGGCTATACGGCGCAAAACCTGCACAAAATCATGTTTGCCCATCCCACGCTGGATGAAATTGTGTCCATGTCCATTCTAGCGCCCAAGGTGCGCGTGGAATCCAACTGA